A window of the Torulaspora globosa chromosome 6, complete sequence genome harbors these coding sequences:
- the LDB19 gene encoding Ldb19p (ancestral locus Anc_7.75) has translation MGFSKLVPYHSSSGGKSHSKLRDLTHSHKERPLELSIDIESPPCVLYGSATESSGALLSGLLTLDIKDPYDSEPHSELVSPVSSRDGKHKGALGSSLSSTLSHLSLSSPNMSPVGSLANLKIMSGYTKVCITSVTLTLVQKVQIHKPFLPDGQSFHSCMNCKTKTTNMKTWEIQTSAQDMPVGRHSFPFSYLIPGSVPAKSFLGLNSGTRIRYELIAVVTYKDPKRGLNSQSKQQLLQLAMPISVTRSIPRGPDKNSLRVFPPTELTATAVLPSVVYPKSTFPLEMKLNGISSSDRRWRMRKLAWRIEEISRVRCNACDIHKHELKQLEKCVIEKESNKKPSSAIKKYDAGPQVRLTVGPTQDPASQALRRNSSLGGPQAGNEGPQDEDRDEEGPNNDFIHPNDDALRQQVLQQQQRAREQQVQEELKNDIQIYTEETRTVARGEMKSGWKTDFDNNGQVDVITDIDCTALTSGVTNPITHVSTAKPFVEPVKQDTNVSCDIQDPTLGINVSHVLAVEIVVAEETLQYANGQPIRKSSTSVSSSKPNLNDPDQRLAELSPMFANRNNVKARPVETDSLTPTKSGSSTKSTHSGKGNGGNSTGSRIISVPTGAARVLRMQFRLNVTERSGLGISWDEEVPPIYQDVGLLSPPSYENTISKSSTSQSLPSMCDLPSPSETRGDPLLAQSIAPPPIAHHHNSSSSLRALSSVQSPQLESVISIQGNNPFNDHLLTPHATRDIPLQNISERLDSDRITQ, from the coding sequence ATGGGATTTTCAAAGCTTGTGCCATACCACTCATCTTCCGGAGGCAAATCGCATTCAAAATTAAGGGATTTAACTCATTCTCATAAGGAGCGTCCGTTGGAACTTTCGATCGATATCGAATCTCCGCCATGTGTTCTGTACGGCTCAGCGACCGAATCTTCAGGAGCGCTTTTAAGTGGGCTGTTGACCTTAGATATCAAGGATCCATACGATAGTGAGCCCCATTCTGAGTTGGTCAGTCCCGTTAGCAGTCGAGATGGGAAGCATAAGGGTGCTTTGGGATCTTCGCTTTCTTCCACACTGTCGCATCTTTCTCTATCTTCCCCGAACATGTCACCGGTAGGGTCGTTGGCAAACCTGAAGATCATGTCTGGGTACACTAAAGTGTGTATAACATCCGTTACTCTTACCCTTGTGCAGAAAGTTCAAATCCATAAGCCATTTTTGCCAGATGGCCAATCCTTCCACTCGTGCATGAACTGTAAAACGAAAACTACCAATATGAAGACGTGGGAAATCCAAACAAGCGCCCAGGACATGCCGGTTGGCAGGCATTCGTTTCCTTTCTCCTACTTGATCCCAGGCTCCGTCCCCGCCAAGTCGTTTCTGGGTCTTAACTCGGGGACTAGAATAAGATACGAGCTGATAGCCGTGGTGACGTACAAGGACCCTAAGCGGGGCCTGAACTCGCAGTCTAAGCAACAGTTGCTGCAACTCGCGATGCCAATTTCCGTCACAAGAAGCATACCGCGCGGGCCAGACAAGAATTCTTTGAGGGTTTTCCCTCCGACAGAATTGACCGCAACGGCCGTCCTACCCAGTGTTGTGTATCCGAAATCTACGTTTCCTTTGGAGATGAAACTGAATGGTATATCTTCGTCAGATCGCAGATGGAGGATGCGTAAATTGGCCTGgagaattgaagaaatctcaCGAGTACGGTGCAACGCCTGCGATATACATAAGCATGAATTAAAACAGCTCGAAAAATGTGTCATAGAGAAAGAATCGAATAAGAAACCAAGCTCAGCGATTAAAAAATACGATGCAGGACCACAAGTGAGGCTGACCGTTGGTCCCACCCAAGATCCTGCGTCACAAGCTTTGCGGCGTAACTCGTCGCTAGGAGGGCCTCAAGCAGGCAACGAAGGCCCCCAAGATGAGGACCGTGATGAAGAGGGACCTAACAATGATTTCATCCACCCTAATGATGATGCCTTGCGACAACAAGTGctacagcagcagcaacgCGCAAGAGAGCAGCAGGTTCAAGAGGAGCTCAAGAACGATATCCAAATATACACAGAAGAAACGCGAACTGTTGCCCGAGGTGAAATGAAAAGTGGCTGGAAGACGGATTTCGATAATAATGGACAAGTCGATGTGATCACCGATATAGATTGTACGGCTCTTACTTCAGGCGTTACGAATCCAATAACTCACGTCTCGACTGCCAAGCCGTTTGTCGAGCCTGTGAAGCAGGACACCAATGTTTCTTGTGACATACAGGACCCGACTCTGGGTATTAATGTGTCGCACGTTTTGGCTGTCGAGATTGTCGTGGCTGAAGAAACACTCCAATATGCGAACGGACAGCCGATAAGAAAATCTTCTACGTCCGTCTCGTCATCTAAGCCGAATCTCAATGACCCTGATCAGAGGCTAGCCGAACTTTCTCCCATGTTTGCTAACAGGAATAATGTAAAAGCGAGACCTGTCGAGACAGATTCTTTAACTCCTACCAAGTCTGGAAGCAGTACTAAGTCAACCCATAGTGGCAAAGGAAACGGGGGCAACTCCACAGGCTCTAGGATTATTAGTGTGCCAACTGGTGCAGCTCGTGTACTGCGTATGCAGTTTCGACTTAACGTTACCGAGAGATCCGGTTTGGGCATTTCTTGGGATGAAGAGGTTCCCCCAATATATCAAGATGTTGGGTTGCTCTCGCCTCCGAGCTATGAGAATACTATTTCGAAGAGCTCTACTTCTCAGTCCCTACCATCGATGTGTGATTTGCCCTCCCCGTCAGAGACGCGTGGGGACCCATTATTAGCTCAGTCGATAGCTCCTCCACCAATAGCTCATCACCataattcttcatcttcccTCAGAGCTCTTTCCTCTGTTCAATCACCGCAGCTGGAATCTGTGATCAGTATTCAAGGTAACAACCCCTTCAACGACCATCTATTGACGCCGCATGCCACCAGGGATATACCATTGCAAAACATCTCGGAGCGCTTGGACAGTGATAGGATAACACAGTAA